A genomic region of Macaca thibetana thibetana isolate TM-01 chromosome 14, ASM2454274v1, whole genome shotgun sequence contains the following coding sequences:
- the FGF19 gene encoding fibroblast growth factor 19: MRSGCVVVHAWILASLWLVVAGRPLAFSDAGPHVHYGWGDPIRLRHLYTSGPHGLSSCFLRIRTDGVVDCARGQSAHSLLEIKAVALRTVAIKGVHSVRYLCMGADGKMQGLLQYSEEDCAFEEEIRPDGYNVYRSEKHRLPVSLSSAKQRQLYKNRGFLPLSHFLPMLPMAPEEPEDLRGHLESDMFSSPLETDSMDPFGLVTGLEAVRSPSFEK, encoded by the exons ATGAGGAGCGGGTGTGTGGTGGTCCACGCCTGGATCCTGGCCAGCCTCTGGCTGGTCGTGGCCGGGCGTCCCCTCGCCTTCTCGGACGCGGGGCCCCACGTGCACTACGGCTGGGGCGACCCCATCCGCCTGCGGCACCTGTACACCTCCGGCCCCCATGGGCTCTCCAGCTGCTTCCTGCGCATCCGCACCGACGGCGTCGTGGACTGCGCGCGGGGCCAAAGCGCGCACA GTTTGCTGGAGATCAAGGCAGTAGCTCTGCGGACCGTGGCCATCAAGGGCGTGCACAGCGTGCGGTACCTCTGCATGGGCGCCGACGGCAAGATGCAGGGGCTG cttcagTACTCAGAGGAAGACTGTGCTTTCGAGGAGGAGATCCGCCCTGATGGCTACAATGTATACCGATCCGAGAAGCACCGCCTCCCGGTCTCTCTGAGCAGTGCCAAACAGAGGCAGCTGTACAAGAACAGAGGCTTTCTTCCGCTCTCTCATTTCCTACCCATGCTGCCCATGGCCCCAGAGGAGCCTGAGGACCTCAGGGGCCACTTGGAATCTGACATGTTCTCTTCGCCCCTGGAGACTGACAGCATGGACCCATTTGGGCTTGTCACCGGACTGGAGGCGGTGAGGAGTCCCAGCTTTGAGAAATAA